A stretch of the Pan troglodytes isolate AG18354 chromosome 20, NHGRI_mPanTro3-v2.0_pri, whole genome shotgun sequence genome encodes the following:
- the PEX11G gene encoding peroxisomal membrane protein 11C isoform X3: MFVYTKQYGLGAQDEDAFVRWVSVLGNLADQLYYPCEHVAWAADARVLHVDSSRWWTLSTTLWALSLLLGVASLPDYWQHPHGAFVTTDAPPWIRHHPKSLWMLLKLRQRLRSPTAPFTSPLPRGKRRAMEAQMQWEALSLLSNLADLANAVHWLPRGVLWAGRFPPWLVGLMGTISSILSMYQAARASSQAEATTP, encoded by the exons ATGTTTGTCTACACTAAGCAATATGGCCTGGGGGCACAG GACGAGGACGCCTTTGTCCGCTGGGTCTCCGTCCTAGGGAACCTGGCGGACCAGCTCTACTACCCCTGTGAGCACGTCGCCTGGGCGGCTGATGCCCGGGTCCTCCACGTGGACTCTTCTCGGTGGTGGACGCTGAGTACAACCCTGTGGGCCCTCTCTCTGCTCCTGGGGGTTGCCAG cctccccGACTACTGGCAGCATCCGcatggtgcatttgttacaactgatgccCCTCCTTGGATCCGTCATCACCCCAA GTCCCTGTGGATGCTGCTGAAACTGAGACAGAGGCTGCGGAGCCCCACGGCGCCCTTCACCAG CCCGCTGCCCCGGGGCAAGCGGAGGGCCATGGAGGCGCAGATGCAGTGGGAGGCGCTGTCACTTCTCAGCAACCTGGCCGACCTGGCCAACGCCGTGCACTGGCTGCCCCGGGGCGTGCTGTGGGCCGGCCGCTTCCCGCCATGGCTAGTGGGCCTCATGGGCACCATCTCCTCGATCCTCAGCATGTACCAGGCGGCCCGGGCCAGCAGCCAGGCCGAGGCCACTACCCCCTGA
- the PEX11G gene encoding peroxisomal membrane protein 11C isoform X4, which yields MFVYTKQYGLGAQDEDAFVRWVSVLGNLADQLYYPCEHVAWAADARVLHVDSSRWWTLSTTLWALSLLLGVARSLWMLLKLRQRLRSPTAPFTSPLPRGKRRAMEAQMQWEALSLLSNLADLANAVHWLPRGVLWAGRFPPWLVGLMGTISSILSMYQAARASSQAEATTP from the exons ATGTTTGTCTACACTAAGCAATATGGCCTGGGGGCACAG GACGAGGACGCCTTTGTCCGCTGGGTCTCCGTCCTAGGGAACCTGGCGGACCAGCTCTACTACCCCTGTGAGCACGTCGCCTGGGCGGCTGATGCCCGGGTCCTCCACGTGGACTCTTCTCGGTGGTGGACGCTGAGTACAACCCTGTGGGCCCTCTCTCTGCTCCTGGGGGTTGCCAG GTCCCTGTGGATGCTGCTGAAACTGAGACAGAGGCTGCGGAGCCCCACGGCGCCCTTCACCAG CCCGCTGCCCCGGGGCAAGCGGAGGGCCATGGAGGCGCAGATGCAGTGGGAGGCGCTGTCACTTCTCAGCAACCTGGCCGACCTGGCCAACGCCGTGCACTGGCTGCCCCGGGGCGTGCTGTGGGCCGGCCGCTTCCCGCCATGGCTAGTGGGCCTCATGGGCACCATCTCCTCGATCCTCAGCATGTACCAGGCGGCCCGGGCCAGCAGCCAGGCCGAGGCCACTACCCCCTGA
- the PEX11G gene encoding peroxisomal membrane protein 11C isoform X2, with the protein MASLSGLASALESYRGRDRLIRVLGYCCQLVGGVLVEQCPTRSEVGTRLLVVSTQLSHCRTILRLFDDLAMFVYTKQYGLGAQDEDAFVRWVSVLGNLADQLYYPCEHVAWAADARVLHVDSSRWWTLSTTLWALSLLLGVARSLWMLLKLRQRLRSPTAPFTSPLPRGKRRAMEAQMQWEALSLLSNLADLANAVHWLPRGVLWAGRFPPWLVGLMGTISSILSMYQAARASSQAEATTP; encoded by the exons ATCCGAGTGCTGGGGTACTGCTGCCAGCTGGTTGGTGGAGTTCTGGTTGAACAGTGTCCCACCAGGTCCGAAGTGGGGACACGTCTGTTGGTGGTGTCTACCCAACTCAGCCACTGCAGGACCATCTTGCGACTCTTTGATGACCTGGCCATGTTTGTCTACACTAAGCAATATGGCCTGGGGGCACAG GACGAGGACGCCTTTGTCCGCTGGGTCTCCGTCCTAGGGAACCTGGCGGACCAGCTCTACTACCCCTGTGAGCACGTCGCCTGGGCGGCTGATGCCCGGGTCCTCCACGTGGACTCTTCTCGGTGGTGGACGCTGAGTACAACCCTGTGGGCCCTCTCTCTGCTCCTGGGGGTTGCCAG GTCCCTGTGGATGCTGCTGAAACTGAGACAGAGGCTGCGGAGCCCCACGGCGCCCTTCACCAG CCCGCTGCCCCGGGGCAAGCGGAGGGCCATGGAGGCGCAGATGCAGTGGGAGGCGCTGTCACTTCTCAGCAACCTGGCCGACCTGGCCAACGCCGTGCACTGGCTGCCCCGGGGCGTGCTGTGGGCCGGCCGCTTCCCGCCATGGCTAGTGGGCCTCATGGGCACCATCTCCTCGATCCTCAGCATGTACCAGGCGGCCCGGGCCAGCAGCCAGGCCGAGGCCACTACCCCCTGA
- the PEX11G gene encoding peroxisomal membrane protein 11C isoform X1, with protein sequence MASLSGLASALESYRGRDRLIRVLGYCCQLVGGVLVEQCPTRSEVGTRLLVVSTQLSHCRTILRLFDDLAMFVYTKQYGLGAQDEDAFVRWVSVLGNLADQLYYPCEHVAWAADARVLHVDSSRWWTLSTTLWALSLLLGVASLPDYWQHPHGAFVTTDAPPWIRHHPKSLWMLLKLRQRLRSPTAPFTSPLPRGKRRAMEAQMQWEALSLLSNLADLANAVHWLPRGVLWAGRFPPWLVGLMGTISSILSMYQAARASSQAEATTP encoded by the exons ATCCGAGTGCTGGGGTACTGCTGCCAGCTGGTTGGTGGAGTTCTGGTTGAACAGTGTCCCACCAGGTCCGAAGTGGGGACACGTCTGTTGGTGGTGTCTACCCAACTCAGCCACTGCAGGACCATCTTGCGACTCTTTGATGACCTGGCCATGTTTGTCTACACTAAGCAATATGGCCTGGGGGCACAG GACGAGGACGCCTTTGTCCGCTGGGTCTCCGTCCTAGGGAACCTGGCGGACCAGCTCTACTACCCCTGTGAGCACGTCGCCTGGGCGGCTGATGCCCGGGTCCTCCACGTGGACTCTTCTCGGTGGTGGACGCTGAGTACAACCCTGTGGGCCCTCTCTCTGCTCCTGGGGGTTGCCAG cctccccGACTACTGGCAGCATCCGcatggtgcatttgttacaactgatgccCCTCCTTGGATCCGTCATCACCCCAA GTCCCTGTGGATGCTGCTGAAACTGAGACAGAGGCTGCGGAGCCCCACGGCGCCCTTCACCAG CCCGCTGCCCCGGGGCAAGCGGAGGGCCATGGAGGCGCAGATGCAGTGGGAGGCGCTGTCACTTCTCAGCAACCTGGCCGACCTGGCCAACGCCGTGCACTGGCTGCCCCGGGGCGTGCTGTGGGCCGGCCGCTTCCCGCCATGGCTAGTGGGCCTCATGGGCACCATCTCCTCGATCCTCAGCATGTACCAGGCGGCCCGGGCCAGCAGCCAGGCCGAGGCCACTACCCCCTGA